From Brachionichthys hirsutus isolate HB-005 chromosome 2, CSIRO-AGI_Bhir_v1, whole genome shotgun sequence, one genomic window encodes:
- the asb14b gene encoding dynein axonemal heavy chain 12: MKMNTELEDNFYQSEDDLDEDEATQRVIEQSLAQYRKLKGLNPSDLKASEDPGEIFKAIAEGDEDSLNRMLLQPETFSRVDERGWIPLHEAAVQENQKILEIIYSASPSGATHCRTRSGETPLFLAVVHGLRQSATFLLQNGCSPDLQNDEQDSPLVAAILNDQYDLATLLLRYNAKVDQMGQLNRTALHESAFLGLENFVHLLLEAGANPNACDVKRKAPLALAAQNGHLNVVDVLLQKGAHVWCESEAGSVMFDAAASGNPDVISLLLDHGADPNLPLYSGHLPIHRLAYHGHILALERIIPVTKMDAVKESGMSPLHSAAAGGHAHCVEMLLKAGYDPNFMLHPRLRRNYDDERRSSLFFAVSNNDLQCTRLLVDAGAMVNQDPINCLQVALRQGNYELINTLLKSGANVNYYSRVNTTHFPSALQYALKDEVMLRMILNHGYDVRRCFDCPYGDSAHDYAPWTTTVIKDMVFCEVITVSWLQHLSAQVVRIMLDYTDHVSFCTKLKNTLEEQKQWPEICHIQRNARSLTHLCRLRIREHLSSRRLRSPVFINFLPLPPRLKDYLRYKEFDIYSRGSMVTPQ; encoded by the exons ATGAAG ATGAATACGGAGCTAGAAGACAACTTCTATCAGTCAGAGGATGACTTGGATGAGGATGAGGCGACGCAACGTGTAATTGAACAGAGTCTGGCGCAATATCGAAAGCTCAAAGGATTGAATCCAAG TGACCTAAAAGCCAGCGAAGACCCTGGTGAGATATTCAAAGCAATCGCTGAAG GCGACGAAGATTCGTTGAACAGAATGTTATTGCAACCAGAGACTTTTTCCAGAGTGGATGAACGAGGATGGATCCCGCTGCATGAGGCTGCAGTGCAAGAGAATCAAAAGATACTTGAGATAATCTACTCAG CGTCGCCCTCGGGCGCAACTCATTGTCGCACTCGAAGTGGCGAGACGCCGCTGTTTCTCGCTGTGGTTCACGGACTAAGACAGAGTGCTACGTTCCTTCTGCAGAACGGTTGTAGCCCGGATCTCCAGAATGATGAGCAGGATTCACCGTTAGTGGCAG CTATCCTGAACGACCAGTATGACTTGGCCACGCTACTCCTTCGCTACAACGCCAAAGTAGACCAAATGGGACAGCTTAACAGGACCGCCCTACACGAGTCAGCGTTTCTAGGCCTGGAGAACTTTGTCCATCTGCTCCTAGAGGCTGGCGCCAACCCAAACGCATGCGACGTCAAAAGGAAAGCTCCACTGGCTCTGGCTGCACAGAACGGACATCTGAATGTGGTGGATGTCCTGTTACAGAAAG GAGCTCACGTATGGTGTGAATCGGAGGCAGGCTCTGTCATGTTTGATGCAGCAGCATCGGGAAACCCTGACGTAATCTCCTTGTTGCTGGATCATGGAGCGGATCCCAACCTGCCTCTTTACAGTGGGCATCTTCCAATTCACCGACTGGCCTACCATGGGCACATATT GGCACTGGAGCGCATCATCCCAGTGACTAAGATGGATGCTGTAAAGGAAAGTGGGATGAGTCCTCTCCATTCCGCCGCTGCTGGAGGGCATGCCCATTGTGTGGAGATGCTGCTCAAAGCTGGCTACGATCCAAACTTCATGCTGCACCCAAGGCTGCGCCGTAACTATGACGACGAGCGCAGGTCTTCTCTCTTTTTCGCCGTGTCCAACAACGATCTTCAGTGCACCCGTTTGCTGGTAGATGCCGGGGCAATGGTGAACCAGGATCCCATCAACTGTTTGCAAGTGGCTCTTAGGCAGGGCAACTATGAACTGATCAACACATTACTGAAGTCTGGGGCAAATGTAAACTACTACTCCCGCGTCAACACCACCCACTTCCCCTCAGCGCTGCAGTACGCTTTGAAAGACGAGGTCATGCTGAGAATGATTCTTAACCACGGATATGATGTCAGACGCTGCTTTGACTGTCCCTATGGCGACAGCGCTCATGACTATGCTCCTTGGACGACCACAGTTATCAAAGACATGGTG TTCTGTGAGGTGATAACAGTGTCCTGGCTTCAACACTTATCAGCTCAGGTGGTGCGCATCATGCTCGACTACACTGATCATGTCTCCTTCTGCACCAAACTTAAGAACACCTTGGAGGAGCAGAAACAGTGGCCGGAGATCTGTCACATTCAAA GAAATGCGCGGAGCCTGACACACCTCTGTCGGTTGCGAATAAGGGAGCATCTCAGTTCTCGACGCTTGCGATCACCAGTTTTCATaaatttccttcctcttcccccCAGACTTAAAGATTACCTACGTTACAAGGAGTTTGATATCTACAGCAGGGGCAGCATGGTTACCCCTCAGTGA